The following are encoded together in the Candidatus Poribacteria bacterium genome:
- a CDS encoding type II toxin-antitoxin system VapC family toxin, translating to MNYFWLDANAIVKQYATELGTPLINHLFTHVSLNRIFCLFDCMGEVRFAIAKKKNEQRTTIAAIDQAIQRFEDEFLYSDEVQQVHATESQKRAAWQRIDPHTGARIINNTDAYILQCALDIVNELRTTGDDLILVSSDKDLLVAAKKEGLLTFNPQTDNQTYLDNLINSP from the coding sequence GTGAATTATTTTTGGTTAGATGCGAATGCAATTGTCAAACAGTACGCTACAGAACTAGGAACACCTCTAATCAACCATCTCTTCACCCATGTTTCCCTAAACCGAATCTTTTGCTTGTTTGATTGTATGGGCGAAGTTCGCTTCGCCATAGCTAAAAAGAAAAATGAGCAAAGAACTACTATAGCAGCAATTGACCAAGCAATTCAACGATTTGAGGACGAATTCCTCTATAGTGATGAAGTGCAACAAGTGCACGCGACTGAAAGTCAGAAAAGGGCCGCGTGGCAACGTATTGATCCACACACTGGTGCACGCATTATCAACAACACCGATGCATACATTCTACAATGTGCACTTGATATAGTTAATGAACTACGAACAACCGGTGATGATCTAATCCTTGTGAGCTCCGATAAAGACCTTCTGGTAGCCGCGAAAAAAGAAGGATTGCTCACCTTCAATCCTCAAACTGATAATCAAACCTACCTAGATAACCTCATCAATTCGCCATAG